Proteins encoded by one window of Rubidibacter lacunae KORDI 51-2:
- a CDS encoding glycosyltransferase family protein, producing the protein MTWVRPVVQALRRQLPARAVRVSVVLSPCPHATGMEAAVARQLPGVDRVQPAEAFWRFLLWGQTAERWTWRSRGVVLFLGGDRFFAVWIARRLGYRTIIYAEWDAQWWRWVDRIAAMRGQTVAKLPARARLKVRIVGDLMAEVERVPIDNIDVQTIGLLVGSKSAKLTQGVPLCLAIAEQIRARRPQVRFIIPVAPTQTPEAIAHYADPQRNPAVALVGGSPAQLEMTGDRARLRTPSGLAVELRSEFPPHGLYASCHLCLTTVGANTAELGALGVPMVVLLPTQQLDAMRAWDGLPGLLANLPGIGKLFAVTINWLILRRKRLYAWPNIWAGREIVPELCGRLRAEEVAALALALLEHPKQLEAMRTELRAASGQPGAADAIASLVVEELDRTRE; encoded by the coding sequence ATGACATGGGTGCGGCCGGTGGTGCAAGCATTGCGCCGTCAGTTGCCCGCGCGCGCGGTGCGGGTTTCGGTGGTGCTATCGCCGTGTCCGCACGCAACTGGGATGGAAGCAGCAGTGGCGCGGCAATTGCCGGGAGTCGATCGCGTGCAGCCCGCCGAGGCGTTCTGGCGGTTTTTGCTGTGGGGGCAGACGGCAGAGCGGTGGACGTGGCGATCGCGTGGCGTCGTGCTCTTCCTGGGCGGCGATCGATTCTTTGCCGTGTGGATCGCGCGGCGGTTAGGCTATCGCACGATTATTTACGCCGAATGGGATGCTCAGTGGTGGCGGTGGGTCGATCGTATAGCGGCGATGCGGGGGCAAACAGTGGCAAAGCTGCCCGCGCGGGCCCGATTGAAAGTGCGGATTGTGGGCGACCTCATGGCCGAGGTCGAGCGCGTGCCAATCGACAACATTGATGTCCAGACGATCGGCCTGCTCGTCGGCTCCAAGTCCGCCAAATTGACCCAAGGCGTGCCATTGTGCCTGGCGATTGCCGAACAGATCCGCGCCCGTCGCCCGCAAGTACGCTTTATCATTCCCGTTGCCCCGACGCAAACCCCCGAGGCGATCGCGCATTATGCCGACCCACAGCGCAATCCGGCAGTCGCCTTAGTGGGTGGGTCGCCTGCACAGTTGGAGATGACCGGCGATCGCGCGCGATTGCGGACGCCAAGCGGCTTGGCAGTAGAGTTGCGTTCGGAGTTCCCGCCTCATGGACTGTACGCCAGCTGCCACTTGTGTTTGACGACGGTCGGAGCGAACACGGCAGAGCTGGGCGCTCTAGGGGTACCGATGGTGGTTTTGTTGCCCACGCAACAATTGGATGCAATGCGGGCGTGGGACGGGCTACCGGGTTTGCTGGCGAACTTGCCGGGAATAGGTAAGTTGTTTGCCGTCACCATCAACTGGTTGATACTACGCCGCAAACGACTGTATGCCTGGCCGAATATCTGGGCGGGCCGCGAAATCGTTCCGGAGCTATGCGGTCGTTTGCGCGCGGAGGAGGTTGCCGCGCTGGCGTTAGCACTGTTAGAGCACCCAAAACAATTGGAGGCAATGCGCACCGAGCTACGGGCAGCGAGCGGGCAACCGGGAGCAGCTGATGCGATCGCGAGTCTGGTTGTCGAGGAGTTGGACCGTACCCGCGAGTAA
- a CDS encoding retropepsin-like aspartic protease family protein — MNRLSAFVLTASMTASTLALALPVVAQDGSCFLLDESGQRIDLGALCGQGDRRDLKPGLYRVPILRRLGGIPVIEVTFNGEQRLEMMLDTGASSTVVSAEGAELLGLRREGYATVNTPSERGVRLAFGRVSSIDVGGATAQNVVVIVAPSLTTGLLGQNFFSKYDVSIRQDFIEFKRR, encoded by the coding sequence ATGAACCGGCTCTCAGCATTTGTACTAACCGCAAGCATGACAGCAAGTACGCTCGCGCTTGCGCTGCCGGTGGTCGCGCAGGATGGCAGTTGTTTTTTGCTCGACGAAAGCGGACAGCGCATCGACCTCGGCGCGCTTTGCGGCCAGGGCGACCGACGCGACTTGAAACCGGGTTTGTATCGGGTTCCAATCCTGCGCCGCTTGGGCGGGATTCCGGTCATTGAAGTAACCTTCAACGGCGAGCAGCGACTGGAGATGATGCTCGATACGGGTGCGAGTTCGACGGTCGTGTCGGCCGAAGGTGCAGAACTGCTCGGGCTGCGTCGCGAAGGATACGCCACGGTTAACACGCCCAGCGAACGTGGCGTACGTTTGGCATTCGGTCGGGTGTCGTCGATCGACGTCGGGGGAGCCACCGCTCAGAACGTTGTCGTGATCGTCGCGCCGTCACTGACAACGGGCTTGCTGGGGCAAAACTTCTTCTCCAAATACGACGTGTCGATTCGCCAAGACTTCATCGAGTTCAAACGCCGCTAA
- a CDS encoding YtxH domain-containing protein encodes MSKHFGAFLGGLLVGSAVGAVAGMLVAPRTGRETRRILKKSADALPELAEDLSSTFQVQADRFSESTLYSWQGTLARLRDALAIGLEAGQLEVRDLQQTNHEPQSSEAVSGNNGGERPASPA; translated from the coding sequence ATGTCAAAACATTTTGGAGCATTCCTAGGTGGCCTGCTGGTTGGCAGTGCAGTTGGTGCAGTCGCTGGCATGCTTGTTGCCCCGCGGACCGGCCGTGAAACGCGTCGGATTCTGAAGAAATCGGCAGACGCACTCCCCGAACTTGCTGAAGACCTTTCGAGCACCTTTCAGGTCCAGGCCGATCGCTTTTCGGAGTCGACGCTATACAGCTGGCAAGGTACGCTTGCGCGATTGCGCGATGCCCTTGCCATAGGACTTGAAGCCGGTCAGCTAGAAGTCCGCGATCTCCAGCAAACCAACCACGAACCGCAGTCTTCCGAGGCGGTTTCTGGTAACAACGGTGGCGAACGCCCCGCCTCCCCTGCTTGA
- a CDS encoding methyltransferase domain-containing protein, producing the protein MTLLTIAPFAIGLLLIIVLLAVAVAIYLVTARKYRESNSVANAYDQWTDDGILEFYWGEHIHLGHYGSPPQRKNFIAAKESFVREMVRWGGLDMLPHGTTVIDVGCGIGGSSRMLAREYGFSVTGVTISSGQVRRARELTPDGLDATFVVGDAMALDFPDASFDVVWSIEAGPHIPDKALFAKELLRVLKPGGILVVADWNQRDDRQKPLNFWERPVMQQLLDQWSHPAFSSIEGFSELLTATGLVRGNVVADDWTEQTLPSWFDTIWQGVVRPWGWVQYGIPGFIKSVREVPTILLMRLAFGAGLCRFGMFRAERADGASESAASTAVASSN; encoded by the coding sequence CTAGCGGTTGCCGTTGCAATTTACCTGGTTACGGCGCGCAAATACCGGGAGTCCAACTCGGTTGCCAACGCTTATGACCAGTGGACGGACGACGGCATTCTAGAATTTTATTGGGGTGAGCACATTCATCTCGGTCATTACGGCTCGCCACCGCAGCGCAAGAACTTCATCGCCGCCAAAGAGTCCTTCGTTCGCGAGATGGTGCGCTGGGGCGGACTCGATATGCTCCCGCACGGTACGACCGTCATCGATGTCGGTTGCGGCATTGGCGGTAGCAGCCGGATGCTGGCACGGGAGTATGGTTTCTCGGTTACGGGCGTGACGATCAGCTCCGGACAGGTCCGCCGTGCCCGGGAGCTGACGCCGGACGGGTTGGATGCAACCTTTGTTGTTGGCGATGCGATGGCGCTAGACTTCCCCGACGCGAGCTTCGACGTCGTGTGGTCGATTGAAGCCGGACCGCACATACCGGACAAAGCTCTGTTCGCAAAGGAGCTCCTGCGCGTACTTAAACCCGGCGGCATCCTGGTTGTCGCGGATTGGAATCAGCGCGACGATCGCCAAAAGCCACTGAATTTTTGGGAGCGCCCGGTCATGCAGCAACTGCTCGATCAGTGGTCGCACCCGGCATTTTCTAGCATTGAAGGCTTCTCCGAGCTGCTAACAGCAACGGGGTTAGTTCGGGGAAATGTGGTCGCGGATGACTGGACAGAACAGACCTTACCGTCTTGGTTCGATACGATTTGGCAGGGGGTCGTTCGTCCGTGGGGTTGGGTGCAATACGGCATTCCTGGCTTCATCAAATCCGTGCGCGAAGTCCCGACGATCTTATTAATGCGACTGGCGTTTGGAGCGGGACTCTGCCGGTTTGGGATGTTCCGTGCCGAGCGTGCCGACGGAGCGTCCGAATCTGCCGCCTCAACCGCAGTCGCCAGCAGCAACTAG